In Nymphaea colorata isolate Beijing-Zhang1983 chromosome 3, ASM883128v2, whole genome shotgun sequence, a genomic segment contains:
- the LOC116250845 gene encoding methyl-CpG-binding domain-containing protein 9 isoform X1 yields the protein MEGKDEIRPRTGGVFLCIDLNEMPETVPPDAYNVVKRLHENVAPATGAPAEHPGETGVGEVLACGLCGRPETRGSTLVCDGCERGFHLSCLRMRHRRAVELEDWLCGECEEAGDGILRWGLGAVSASGERRKSGGGVRLLDINALPPNDSESDAEGGGGEDTATSNSRSQMSNDDFFSRWSSKMDCMSNGYDLSNRKISTAADFSKRRSFTDERTSNEARTDRNSLDNVVSGITAKAKPKRRGRPRSASRLQQDVLLEALEDYVSKNHGVLGEGWRIELKQRGANSEAGAVYCAPEGKVLYSMSEVAMYLGLKPAKDFGNGFASGQKRLPSFNRKRWESMRLKCAGLDSVTTDTCMDGPDITRSGSEEICSDIEMEEPNVCRPKYEGNAIEATAQLNNSCPSKPNINLPIQYEDFFIHHLGKIDCRPLYHNTNQIWPVGYESSWHDRITGSFFTCTITDGGEFGPMFKVRRCPCTVTSMPDADTVISNINDEKIDNDQKLGFEKSYCELGFDEDESIQMHLHDPCELCSPSCYTLQGPGNNCQPDGSLSSEYMEQLQQHSCYMDEIGEFFVEGRSSSSVWSMVSQTLIDACIEIFKQSGVLQFCCNHNLGDTRELSSPLPELFNAGAGESVQNLRKFCSSTGPKHIPQVIKSESDLETSCEELRKWLNQDRFGLDVEFVQELLEQSSGVQSCSDYVLLAERCSPAASKTVGSGFFLAKRKAEVHCETESTSDELCRSLKRSRNLDSVVENETKGKAPPPGRPLSTKLPLELVGDVLQMWEFLGRFHEVLGMKEPLSFEELEEELIEPWPNEPSALEKLEKEIQEYRELAEKNKTGNLSSHFLSPENESDLAISKENQHAFIQVETLSVNEAAQGRVASRTYGRCTGVALAKAHTALLKLLVGELQYKVTAILDPNADAGEQRPKRGRKRDSEVLQPLRKPKPDVLPINELTWPELSRRYVLAILAMDGTHETGEITSRDSAKILRCLRGDGGVLTGALAGLSGMEADALLLAEAEKQVSDPANEDIIAPVDCKDIEMDSACERVANVSGDLPEWAQVLEPVRKLPTNVGTRIRKCVYDALEKNPPDWAREILLHSISKEVYKGNASGPTKKAVLSLLADVCGEGTHRKPDKARKQRSGHSCAEIIMKQCRAVLRNSLAADEGKVFCNLLGSTLVSTNDNEDEGILGAPAMVSRPLDFRTIDLRLAVGAYGGMHEAFLEDVREVWSNISTAYGDRPELLQLAESLSQNFESLYVKEVLGLIQKLKGNAGPDGISSEAQKDLQDVLAYGNEIPKAPWEEGVCKVCGIDKDDESVLLCDTCDSEYHTYCLSPPLARIPEGNWYCPSCISGQSGSQFQAAKEHTTRKKSKGVDTRAFSDALDQLVSVMEENEYWELGIKERAFLLKFLCDEALNSAVIREHLEQCQDSSVELQSKLRLQSIEWRNLCLREEFSLKMAKETVNKSYGVTEDLRGQGQAGSFMCEMMGQHQLLTNGSDQRMTFSGYLQNNSLNKLSIPFPGSASNGLNKHVGYLLPRSMEANHLGGFADQSTKMPTDVPVSDSESTFKSKDIMHSMFPFLLSGKIDKENPKNSRLPALGGNHQNEELNRVSIVEHGDAFQNVSNVVNCLQNSAEKIHDLNSEKSELMPLSAVKQMDQSEKVRPSFPEEVSANSVACAPNRYSVDSTKKFSQDNLLNGHVNNICLGTTEPEPHEACSLVADPLRQQILQLQETIANTETQLLKVCMRREFLGRDSIGRLYWAFSRPNNYPWLVVDGSMQVKRDQRKPCEATDALLKPSSDLPSSSSVPSSGRSQQETFTELSPARGFLSVNSSVFECVQNAVILGSPFPWVIYETASEIHELMDWLKCSHSQEVDLGEWDLQLQRVRPLPVSTSVSDDPQADETLPLKGGEKTLSFQFLNTHATALLEKKYGPCLEPDAGDALKRRGRKTKISHEERMFRCECLEPVWPSRYHCISCHHTFCNSVELEEHNDGKCNSVTEENKENDEISKGRGMKSECSRHTEHIEDADLLETSKNGRIGLSLKYSKFRKKSAPCPYDIEEIINKFFTKDSNKEIVREIGLLGSGGVPTFVPVPSFSSTFDSSLQRFHEDTHETDEMSRLVTHEEQVSISAAEVNDGNQALTGVLSLNDMGTDVNESMGDGGALKFERCISTTLDNKAEAFGLSNDRISDAGPSHKCVIPEISLRPLFGRSSQILKRLKMNLLDMDAALTDEAMRPSRSSLSKRRAWRSLVKSAESIFEMVQATIIFENMIKTEFMRNGWWYWSSFSAAIKISTVSSLALRVYALDAAIVYQKAGPGSDPQENSKIVKPGRKRKDSDA from the exons ATGGAAGGGAAGGATGAGATCCGGCCGAGGACAGGCGGGGTTTTCCTCTGCATCGATCTGAACGAGATGCCCGAGACCGTTCCTCCCGACGCCTACAACGTCGTAAAGCGGCTCCACGAGAACGTAGCGCCGGCGACGGGGGCACCGGCTGAACACCCAGGCGAGACCGGAGTGGGAGAGGTGCTTGCCTGCGGCTTGTGTGGCCGCCCGGAGACGAGGGGGAGCACGTTGGTCTGCGACGGTTGCGAGCGGGGTTTTCATTTGAGCTGCCTGAGGATGCGGCATCGGCGGGCTGTCGAGCTGGAGGACTGGTTGTGCGGCGAGTGCGAGGAGGCAGGCGACGGGATCCTTCGGTGGGGGCTGGGGGCAGTGAGCGCCAGCGGGGAGCGGAGGAAGAGTGGCGGTGGGGTAAGGTTGTTGGACATTAACGCTTTGCCTCCGAATGACAGCGAGAGCGACGCTGAGGGCGGTGGCGGTGAAGATACCGCAACTTCTAACTCGAG AAGCCAAATGTCGAACGATGATTTTTTCTCACGGTGGTCGTCGAAAATGGACTGTATGAGCAATGGGTACGACCTATCGAATAGGAAAATTTCAACTGCAGCAGATTTTAGCAAGAGACGGAGTTTTACGGACGAGAGGACCAGCAATGAGGCGAGAACGGATAGAAATAGTTTGGACAATGTGGTTTCAGGTATCACCGCTAAGGCGAAGCCGAAACGTCGAGGTAGGCCTCGATCAGCAAGTAGGTTGCAGCAGGATGTTTTGTTAGAAGCGTTGGAAGATTATGTTTCAAAGAACCACGGCGTTCTGGGAGAAGGTTGGCGTATTGAACTCAAGCAGCGCGGGGCTAATTCCGAGGCAGGTGCAGTTTATTGTGCACCTGAGGGCAAGGTGCTCTACTCGATGAGTGAAGTTGCTATGTATCTTGGGCTGAAACCAGCTAAAGATTTTGGAAATGGGTTTGCATCTGGACAGAAGCGTCTGCCTTCTTTCAACAGAAAAAGGTGGGAATCAATGAGATTAAAATGTGCTGGTCTGGATTCTGTGACCACAGACACTTGTATGGATGGTCCAGATATCACAAGAAGCGGCAGTGAGGAGATTTGTTCTGATATTGAAATGGAGGAGCCAAATGTGTGCCGTCCGAAGTATGAGGGGAATGCAATCGAAGCTACTGCGCAGCTGAACAATTCATGCCCTTCAAAACCTAAT ATCAATTTACCAATTCAATACGAGGACTTCTTTATTCATCATCTTGGTAAAATTGATTGCCGGCCTCTGTATCATAACACTAATCAGATATGGCCCGTTGGATATGAATCTAGCTGGCATGATAGGATAACAGGGTCGTTTTTCACATGCACCATTACTGATGGGGGTGAGTTTGGACCCATGTTCAAAGTGAGAAGATGCCCGTGCACTGTGACCTCCATGCCAGATGCCGATACAgttatttcaaatattaatgACGAGAAGATCGACAACGATCAGAAATTGGGTTTTGAGAAATCTTATTGTGAGTTAGGTTTTGATGAGGATGAATCAATTCAAATGCATCTCCATGATCCCTGCGAACTTTGTTCTCCTAGTTGCTATACCTTACAGGGTCCAGGAAACAATTGTCAACCGGATGGATCTCTCTCTTCTGAATATATGGAGCAATTGCAGCAGCATTCATGTTATATGGATGAAATTGGTGAATTTTTTGTGGAAGGACGGTCATCTTCTTCGGTATGGAGTATGGTGTCTCAAACACTTATTGATGCGTGCATTGAAATTTTCAAGCAGTCAGGCGTATTGCAGTTTTGCTGCAACCATAATCTCGGTGATACGAGGGAATTGTCTTCACCATTACCGGAACTCTTTAATGCTGGGGCAGGAGAAAGTGttcaaaatttgagaaaattctGCAGTTCTACTGGTCCTAAACACATTCCTCAGGTGATTAAAAGTGAAAGTGATCTTGAGACATCATGCGAGGAACTAAGAAAATGGTTAAACCAGGATAGGTTTGGATTGGATGTGGAGTTTGTTCAGGAACTTCTGGAACAGTCATCTGGAGTTCAGTCATGTTCTGACTATGTTCTTCTTGCTGAAAGGTGTTCACCAGCAGCTTCAAAGACGGTTGGAAGTGGATTTTTTCTTGCCAAGCGGAAGGCTGAGGTTCACTGTGAAACAGAAAGCACCTCAGATGAATTATGTCGGAGCCTAAAGAGATCCAGAAATCTGGATTCAGTAGTGGAAAATGAAACTAAGGGAAAGGCCCCTCCTCCTGGCAGGCCATTGAGTACAAAGCTTCCATTAGAGTTGGTTGGTGATGTTCTTCAG ATGTGGGAATTTCTCGGGCGTTTTCATGAGGTCCTTGGCATGAAGGAACCTTTGTCATTTGAAGAACTTGAAGAAGAGCTTATTGAACCATGGCCTAATGAGCCCAGCGCTCTTGAAAAACTTGAGAAGGAAATTCAAGAATATAGGGAGCTAGCCGAGAAAAATAAAACTGGTAATCTTAGTTCCCATTTCTTGTCACCTgaaaatgaatctgatttggCAATCAGCAAGGAGAACCAACATGCATTCATTCAAGTAGAGACGTTGTCTGTGAATGAAGCTGCACAAGGTCGAGTTGCTTCACGTACCTATGGCAGATGCACGGGTGTAGCTCTTGCTAAAGCTCATACTGCACTATTGAAGTTACTAGTCGGTGAATTGCAATACAAGGTTACCGCAATTTTGGACCCTAATGCTGATGCTGGGGAACAAAGACCCAAgcgaggaagaaaaagagattcAGAAGTTTTACAACCTTTAAGAAAACCAAAACCTGATGTCCTTCCTATTAATGAATTAACTTGGCCAGAGTTATCCAGGAGATATGTTTTAGCTATCTTGGCTATGGATGGTACACATGAGACTGGAGAGATCACCAGTCGTGATAGTGCAAAAATCTTACGCTGCCTACGAGGAGATGGCGGTGTTCTGACTGGTGCACTTGCTGGTTTGTCTGGAATGGAAGCAGATGCATTG CTTCTTGCAGAGGCTGAAAAACAAGTTTCAGATCCGGCAAATGAGGATATTATTGCTCCGGTGGACTGTAAAGATATTGAAATGGATAGTGCATGTGAAAGGGTAGCTAATGTTAGTGGTGATTTGCCAGAATGGGCTCAGGTTTTGGAACCTGTTAGAAAGCTTCCAACAAATGTGGGGACAAGAATCAGAAAGTGTGTTTATGATgctcttgaaaaaaatccaCCTGACTGGGCACGAGAAATCTTATTGCACTCAATCAGCAAAGAAGTTTACAAGGGTAACGCTTCAGGGCCAACCAAG AAAGCTGTTCTCTCTTTGTTGGCTGATGTTTGTGGAGAAGGAACACACCGCAAACCTGATAaagcaagaaaacaaagaagtgGTCATTCATGTGCTGAAATAATAATGAAACAATGTCGGGCTGTACTACGCAATTCCCTTGCTGCAGATGAAGGAAAGGTTTTCTGCAATTTACTAGGATCAACTCTCGTAAGCACAAATGATAATGAGGATGAGGGGATACTTGGAGCTCCTGCAATGGTTTCTCGGCCATTGGATTTTCGAACAATTGATTTGAGGTTGGCAGTGGGTGCATATGGTGGAATGCATGAAGCTTTTCTTGAAGATGTTCGGGAG GTTTGGAGTAATATTAGCACAGCTTATGGTGATAGGCCTGAACTCCTTCAGTTGGCTGAATCTCTATCACAGAATTTTGAATCTCTATATGTAAAAGAG GTCCTTGGCCTCATCCAGAAACTAAAAGGAAATGCTGGTCCTGATGGTATAAGTTCAGAAGCACAAAAAGACTTGCAAGATGTTCTTGCTTATGGAAATGAAATTCCTAAAGCTCCTTGGGAAGAAGGTGTATGCAAAGTATGTGGCATCGACAAGGATGATGAAAGTGTGTTACTGTGTGATACATGTGATTCCGAATATCATACTTACTGTTTGAGCCCTCCACTTGCAAGAATACCAGAAGGAAACTGGTATTGCCCATCATGTATTAGTGGCCAGAGTGGTTCTCAATTCCAGGCGGCAAAGGAACACACAACAAGGAAAAAGTCCAAGGGAGTGGATACTCGTGCATTTTCAGATGCATTGGATCAATTGGTTTCTGTAatggaagaaaatgaatatTGGGAACTTGGCATCAAAGAG AGGGCATTTCTTCTAAAATTTCTTTGTGATGAAGCACTGAATTCTGCTGTTATCCGCGAACACCTTGAGCAATGTCAAGATTCTTCTGTCGAGCTTCAGAGCAAGTTACGTTTGCAATCCATAGAGTGGAGAAATCTGTGCCTTAGGGAAGAATTTAGTCTCAAGATGGCCAAGGAAACTGTTAACAAATCTTATGGAGTTACTGAAGATCTGAGAGGTCAAGGGCAGGCTGGTAGCTTTATGTGTGAAATGATGGGACAGCATCAGCTCCTTACAAATGGATCTGATCAGAGGATGACATTCTCTGGTTATTTGCAGAATAACTCATTAAATAAGCTGAGCATTCCTTTTCCGGGTAGTGCATCAAATGGTCTTAATAAGCATGTGGGATACCTTTTACCCAGAAGCATGGAAGCAAATCATCTTGGTGGTTTTGCCGATCAATCTACTAAAATGCCTACGGATGTTCCTGTTTCAGATAGTGAGAGTACCTTTAAAAGTAAGGATATCATGCACAGCATGTTTCCATTCTTGCTGTCTGGAAAAATAGataaagaaaacccaaaaaattctCGTCTTCCGGCACTAGGTGGAAATCACCAGAATGAGGAGCTTAATCGGGTTAGCATTGTTGAACATGGGGATGCctttcaaaatgtttcaaaTGTGGTAAACTGTTTACAGAATAGTGCTGAAAAGATTCATGACCTGAATTCTGAGAAGAGTGAGTTGATGCCATTATCTGCTGTGAAACAGATGGATCAGTCAGAAAAGGTGAGGCCCTCTTTCCCAGAAGAAGTTTCTGCCAATTCAGTGGCATGTGCACCAAACAGATATTCAGTGGattcaacaaagaaattctCCCAAGATAATTTGTTGAATGGTCATGTCAACAATATATGTTTGGGGACGACTGAGCCTGAGCCTCATGAAGCTTGTAGTTTGGTGGCTGATCCATTAAGACAACAAATCCTGCAGCTGCAGGAAACAATTGCCAATACAGAAACCCAACTTCTGAAAGTCTGCATGAGGAGAGAATTTTTGGGTCGCGATTCTATTGGTAGACTCTACTGGGCATTTAGCAGACCCAACAATTATCCTTGGCTGGTCGTTGATGGAAGCATGCAGGTGAAAAGAGACCAAAGGAAACCATGTGAGGCTACAGATGCCCTTTTGAAACCTTCGTCTGACTTACCTTCTTCTTCTAGTGTTCCTTCCAGCGGAAGGTCTCAACAGGAAACGTTTACAGAATTGAGTCCCGCGCGTGGATTTCTATCTGTGAATTCCAGTGTGTTTGAATGTGTACAGAATGCTGTAATTTTAGGTTCTCCTTTTCCATGGGTTATCTATGAAACTGCTTCAGAAATTCATGAACTCATGGACTGGTTGAAGTGCAGCCACTCTCAGGAGGTGGATTTGGGAGAATGGGATCTACAGCTACAGCGAGTTAGGCCTCTGCCTGTTAGTACCTCTGTTTCAGATGATCCACAGGCAGACGAGACACTGCCTCTTAAAGGTGGTGAGAAGACATTGTCCTTTCAGTTTCTGAATACACATGCGACTGCCTTATTGGAGAAGAAGTATGGGCCTTGCTTGGAACCAGATGCAGGGGATGCACTGAAGAGGCGTGGAAGAAAGACTAAGATATCCCATGAGGAGCGAATGTTTAGATGTGAATGTTTGGAGCCAGTGTGGCCTTCACGCTATCACTGCATCTCATGCCATCATACTTTTTGCAACAGTGTTGAACTTGAGGAGCATAATGATGGAAAATGTAATTCAGTTACAgaggaaaacaaggaaaacgATGAAATTTCCAAGGGAAGGGGAATGAAGTCAGAGTGTAGTCGTCATACTGAGCATATTGAAGATGCAGATTTGTTGGAGACATCAAAGAATGGTAGAATAGGCTTGAGCTTGAAATATAGCAAATTTAGGAAGAAGAGTGCACCTTGCCCCTATGACATTGAAGAGATCATTAATAAATTTTTCACAAAGGACTCTAACAAAGAGATAGTGAGAGAGATAGGGCTTCTTGGATCTGGTGGTGTCCCAACATTTGTTCCGGTTCCATCCTTTTCATCTACCTTTGATTCTTCCCTTCAGAGGTTTCATGAAGATACACATGAAACTGATGAAATGTCAAGATTGGTTACTCATGAAGAACAAGTATCTATTTCTGCAGCAGAGGTTAATGATGGTAATCAAGCTCTGACTGGTGTGCTATCATTGAATGATATGGGAACAGATGTAAATGAAAGCATGGGTGATGGAGGGGCGTTAAAGTTTGAAAGATGCATTTCTACTACCTTAGATAACAAGGCGGAGGCATTTGGTCTTTCAAATGACAGAATATCAGATGCCGGACCAAGCCACAAGTGTGTAATTCCAGAAATCTCACTAAGGCCTCTCTTTGGTAGGAGCTCCCAAATCTTAAAGCGGCTTAAAATGAACCTGCTTGATATGGATGCAGCTTTGACTGATGAAGCAATGAGGCCATCAAGATCATCTTTATCAAAGAGACGTGCTTGGCGTTCTCTTGTCAAATCTGCAGAATCGATCTTTGAG ATGGTTCAAGCAACGATCATATTTGAGAATATGATCAAAACCGAATTTATGAGAAACGGATGGTGGTATTGGTCATCCTTCTCTGCAGCCATAAAAATATCCACAGTTTCATCACTTGCACTTCGCGTATATGCTTTGGATGCTGCAATTGTGTATCAGAAGGCAGGCCCTGGTTCAGACCCTCAGGAAAACTCCAAGATAGTGAAGCCAGGGAGGAAACGGAAGGACTCTGATGCGTGA